A genomic window from Streptomyces brevispora includes:
- a CDS encoding class I SAM-dependent methyltransferase, translating into MTAFDVSERRIWDGRAESYARTVARLCAHTVPALLDAAGAGHGTRLLDVGCGSGSVTLVAVARGAVVRAVDAEPGMVAATHRAAPGVEVRTGSLPQLPYPDGEFDAVVANFVLNHVGRPLDALVELRRITRPGGRVVVTIWQAPGGSGQALIGRAAEAAGLTRPGWLATVDEEHNFPRTPDGLKVLLTAAGLRDVRSESLSWEHHADPEDWWAGPAAGVAAIGQLVNSRGPEGVAAAKREYDVLCKEFASEGGELALPHLALLAQGRV; encoded by the coding sequence ATGACCGCGTTCGATGTGAGTGAGCGGCGGATCTGGGACGGGCGGGCCGAGAGCTATGCCCGGACTGTCGCCCGCCTCTGCGCCCATACGGTGCCCGCCCTGCTGGACGCCGCAGGTGCGGGACACGGGACGCGGCTGCTCGATGTGGGCTGCGGCAGCGGCAGCGTGACGCTGGTGGCCGTCGCCCGCGGGGCGGTCGTACGGGCCGTGGACGCCGAACCCGGCATGGTCGCGGCCACCCACCGGGCGGCGCCCGGCGTCGAGGTCCGGACCGGCTCGCTTCCCCAGCTCCCGTACCCGGACGGGGAGTTCGACGCGGTCGTGGCGAACTTCGTGCTCAACCACGTGGGCCGCCCGCTGGACGCGCTCGTCGAGCTGCGCCGGATCACCCGCCCCGGAGGCCGGGTCGTCGTCACCATCTGGCAGGCGCCGGGGGGCTCGGGCCAGGCGCTGATCGGACGGGCGGCCGAGGCGGCCGGACTGACCCGGCCCGGATGGCTCGCCACTGTCGACGAGGAGCACAACTTCCCGCGCACCCCGGACGGGCTGAAGGTGCTGCTGACGGCCGCCGGGCTCAGGGACGTACGGAGCGAGTCGCTGTCCTGGGAGCACCACGCCGACCCGGAGGACTGGTGGGCCGGTCCCGCCGCCGGCGTCGCCGCGATCGGGCAGCTGGTCAACAGCCGGGGTCCGGAAGGAGTGGCGGCGGCGAAGCGGGAGTACGACGTGCTGTGCAAGGAATTCGCCTCGGAGGGCGGGGAGTTGGCGCTGCCCCATCTCGCCCTGTTGGCTCAGGGACGGGTATAG
- a CDS encoding FG-GAP repeat domain-containing protein codes for METGRSVPARSKRARRIAACTALVLSAGMLLAAPASADNAAPAPSGATPKSAPELGSQPTLVLPKRTAKESGAAGVAGTRAAAVPVKPRLDVDGDGHGDLMYRGLDGELYAITNTTGAGPYMIRRDDNEEMAKDIIAPGDLDGDGTSDVITLSATGKLSLRQHSTWSGTGPITWSGTGWQKYNKVIAPGDLNGDGRGDLLARTPSGDIYVYVSTGKVGGAPFKPGVKVGYGWGVYDQIVGANDVNGDGLGDVIARTTGGDLYFYAGSGDPAKPFKARVKTGYGFDVYNQLVGMDDIDGDGLGDIIARKPDGVIYTYLSTGRGTFAPRVAGGTGWNKAAQFVGEGGNPDYGKHTLLASTHSGYAWWYRSRNNGQFFPRDANSPYGEPAGGMGLGKYWLASSFSNDGQADELWIFQGQLFAGGNFIGRGWEVYDSLTGPGDLSGDGKGDLLARDAKGNLYLYKGNGLGTKFEPKVKVGYGWNTYTKIVGAGDLSGDGLADVVARDTKGDLYLYKGTGNAAAPLKARVKIGTGYNIYKQFAAPGDIDGDGKADLVGVDGKGDVYLYTSTGTGKIAKRVKIGYGWNIYNNVY; via the coding sequence GTGGAAACCGGCCGTTCCGTTCCCGCGCGCTCGAAGCGCGCGCGCCGGATCGCGGCCTGCACCGCACTCGTTCTCTCCGCCGGCATGCTGCTGGCGGCTCCGGCCTCGGCCGACAACGCGGCGCCCGCCCCGAGCGGCGCCACCCCGAAGTCCGCTCCCGAGCTCGGCTCGCAGCCGACCCTCGTCCTGCCGAAGCGCACCGCGAAGGAGTCCGGTGCGGCGGGTGTCGCGGGCACACGGGCGGCGGCCGTTCCCGTAAAGCCGCGCCTCGACGTGGACGGCGACGGGCACGGCGACCTAATGTACCGGGGCCTGGACGGCGAGCTGTACGCCATCACGAACACGACCGGCGCCGGCCCGTACATGATCCGGCGCGACGACAACGAGGAGATGGCCAAGGACATCATCGCTCCGGGCGACCTCGACGGTGACGGTACGTCCGACGTCATCACGCTGTCGGCGACGGGCAAGCTCTCGCTGCGCCAGCACTCGACCTGGTCCGGCACCGGCCCCATTACCTGGTCCGGCACCGGCTGGCAGAAGTACAACAAGGTGATCGCGCCCGGTGACCTGAACGGTGACGGCCGCGGCGACCTGCTGGCGCGTACGCCCTCGGGTGACATCTACGTGTACGTCTCCACCGGCAAGGTCGGCGGCGCGCCCTTCAAGCCCGGTGTCAAGGTGGGCTACGGCTGGGGCGTCTACGACCAGATCGTGGGCGCCAACGATGTCAACGGTGACGGGCTGGGCGATGTCATCGCCCGGACCACGGGCGGTGACCTGTACTTCTACGCCGGTAGCGGCGACCCGGCGAAGCCGTTCAAGGCGCGTGTGAAGACCGGTTACGGCTTCGACGTCTACAACCAGCTCGTCGGTATGGACGACATCGACGGCGACGGGCTCGGCGATATCATCGCGCGCAAGCCGGACGGCGTCATCTACACCTACCTGTCCACCGGCCGGGGCACCTTCGCGCCGCGCGTCGCAGGCGGCACCGGCTGGAACAAGGCGGCACAGTTCGTCGGCGAGGGTGGCAACCCGGACTACGGCAAGCACACGCTCTTGGCCAGTACCCATTCCGGCTACGCCTGGTGGTACCGGTCCAGGAACAACGGACAGTTCTTCCCACGCGATGCCAACAGCCCGTACGGCGAGCCCGCCGGTGGCATGGGCCTGGGGAAGTACTGGCTCGCCTCCTCATTCAGCAACGACGGCCAGGCCGATGAACTCTGGATCTTCCAGGGCCAGTTGTTCGCCGGGGGAAACTTCATCGGCCGTGGCTGGGAGGTGTACGACAGCCTGACCGGTCCGGGGGACCTGAGCGGCGACGGAAAGGGCGACCTGCTGGCGCGCGACGCCAAGGGCAACCTGTACCTGTACAAGGGCAACGGCCTCGGCACCAAGTTCGAGCCCAAGGTCAAGGTCGGCTACGGCTGGAACACGTACACCAAGATCGTCGGCGCCGGTGACCTCAGCGGCGACGGTCTCGCCGACGTGGTGGCCCGTGACACCAAGGGCGACCTGTACCTCTACAAGGGCACGGGCAACGCCGCCGCGCCCCTCAAGGCGCGGGTGAAGATCGGCACCGGGTACAACATCTACAAGCAGTTCGCCGCACCGGGTGACATCGACGGTGACGGCAAGGCCGATCTGGTGGGTGTCGACGGCAAGGGCGACGTGTACCTCTACACGTCGACCGGAACCGGGAAGATCGCCAAGCGTGTGAAGATCGGCTACGGCTGGAACATCTACAACAACGTGTACTGA
- a CDS encoding DUF397 domain-containing protein, translating to MIDKPSARAVAEWAWFRSSYSSSGDGNDCVEVATTQDTVHVRDSKNLRGPRLAHRSAAWVAFVAYAAARS from the coding sequence ATGATCGACAAGCCCTCTGCAAGGGCCGTTGCCGAGTGGGCGTGGTTCAGGAGCAGCTACAGCAGCAGTGGCGACGGCAACGACTGCGTCGAGGTCGCGACCACTCAGGACACGGTCCACGTCCGCGACTCCAAGAACCTCCGGGGCCCCCGCCTCGCCCACCGTTCCGCCGCGTGGGTCGCCTTCGTCGCGTACGCCGCTGCCCGGTCCTGA
- a CDS encoding helix-turn-helix domain-containing protein, with the protein MSADGVGTEQSGGGADEPGWDVDPDDEPGVAVVAAVGRQIKAWREAAGLRAGEFGAAIGYGEDLIYKVEGGRRIPRPEFLDRADEVLGAGGKLAAMKRDVAEVRYPKKVRDLAKLEAKAVEVEAYHHHNINGLLQTEEHMRALFASWLPAYTVGEIERVVAARMARRLIFDRDPLPSLSFVQEEVTLRRPVGGTMVWRRQLERLLEVGRLRNVSIQVMPTHCEEHPGTGGLIEVLKFPDGSAVGRSEGMFGGRPVTGPKQLRILELRNGMIRAQALSPRESLVFIEQLLGES; encoded by the coding sequence ATGAGCGCGGACGGGGTCGGTACGGAACAGAGCGGTGGCGGGGCGGACGAGCCCGGTTGGGACGTCGATCCCGATGACGAGCCCGGCGTCGCGGTGGTCGCCGCCGTGGGCCGCCAGATCAAGGCGTGGCGGGAGGCGGCCGGCCTGCGGGCCGGTGAGTTCGGGGCTGCGATCGGGTACGGCGAGGACCTGATCTACAAGGTGGAGGGCGGGCGGCGCATCCCCCGGCCCGAGTTCCTGGACAGGGCGGACGAGGTGCTGGGTGCGGGCGGGAAGCTCGCCGCGATGAAGCGGGACGTCGCGGAGGTCCGGTACCCGAAGAAGGTGCGGGATCTGGCGAAGCTGGAGGCCAAGGCCGTTGAGGTGGAGGCGTATCACCACCACAACATCAATGGACTCCTTCAGACCGAGGAGCATATGCGGGCTCTGTTCGCATCGTGGCTGCCCGCGTACACGGTGGGCGAGATCGAGCGTGTGGTGGCCGCGCGCATGGCCCGGCGGTTGATCTTCGACCGTGACCCGCTCCCGTCACTCAGCTTCGTACAGGAGGAGGTGACGCTGCGCCGTCCTGTCGGGGGCACAATGGTGTGGCGCCGACAACTGGAACGCCTCCTGGAAGTAGGGCGATTGCGGAATGTGTCGATCCAAGTGATGCCTACCCATTGCGAGGAGCACCCGGGGACGGGCGGGTTGATCGAGGTGCTGAAGTTCCCCGACGGCAGTGCCGTGGGGCGTTCCGAGGGGATGTTCGGCGGCCGTCCGGTCACCGGGCCGAAGCAGCTCAGGATCCTTGAGTTGCGCAATGGGATGATCCGGGCCCAGGCCCTCTCGCCGAGGGAGTCGCTGGTCTTCATCGAGCAATTACTGGGAGAGTCATGA
- a CDS encoding ATP-binding protein, producing the protein MNQPTAIPQRPTTRRAFTVLLSPTRRGARLARLLTVAHLSLWGLPSESAAHIVAELAANATVHGRVQGRDFQLGLTVRGEALLRIEVTDTRGDRLPVPSAPGDDAEGGRGLLIVEALADLWGVIPGPVPRKTVWAELDLVP; encoded by the coding sequence GTGAACCAACCAACTGCCATCCCCCAACGCCCCACCACCAGGCGCGCTTTCACCGTGCTGCTCTCCCCCACCCGTCGGGGCGCCCGCCTCGCCCGACTGCTCACCGTGGCCCATCTCAGCCTCTGGGGGCTGCCTTCGGAGTCGGCCGCGCACATCGTCGCGGAGCTGGCCGCCAACGCCACCGTGCACGGCCGGGTGCAGGGAAGGGACTTCCAACTGGGCCTCACCGTGCGCGGGGAGGCGCTGCTGCGGATCGAGGTGACCGACACCCGGGGCGATCGTCTGCCCGTCCCGTCCGCCCCCGGGGACGACGCGGAGGGCGGCCGGGGTCTCCTCATCGTCGAGGCGCTCGCCGACCTGTGGGGCGTCATTCCTGGTCCGGTCCCGCGCAAGACGGTCTGGGCGGAACTCGACCTCGTGCCGTGA
- a CDS encoding acyl-CoA dehydrogenase, which produces MAGSTDFDLYRPAEEHDMLRETVRALAEAKIAPFAAAVDEEARFPQEALDALTASDLHAVHVPEEYGGAGADALATVIVIEEVARVCASSSLIPAVNKLGSLPVILSGSEDLKKKYLRPLAKGDGMFSYCLSEPDAGSDAAGMKTKAVRDGDFWVLNGVKRWITNAGVSEYYTVMAVTDPTKRSKGISAFVVEKSDEGVSFGAPEKKLGIKGSPTREVYFDNVRIPADRMIGEEGTGFATAMKTLDHTRITIAAQALGVAQGALDYAKGYVQERKQFGKPIGDFQGVQFMLADMAMKLEAARQLTYSAAAKSERLDSDLTFFGAAAKCFASDVAMEVTTDAVQLLGGYGYTRDYPVERMMRDAKITQIYEGTNQVQRIVMARNLP; this is translated from the coding sequence TTGGCGGGTTCGACCGATTTCGACCTGTACCGTCCGGCCGAGGAGCACGACATGCTCCGTGAGACGGTGCGTGCGCTCGCCGAGGCGAAGATCGCCCCGTTCGCGGCCGCGGTCGACGAGGAGGCCCGCTTCCCGCAGGAGGCGCTGGACGCCCTCACCGCCTCGGACCTGCACGCGGTCCACGTGCCGGAGGAGTACGGCGGCGCCGGCGCCGACGCGCTCGCCACCGTCATCGTGATCGAGGAGGTGGCCCGCGTCTGCGCCTCGTCCTCCCTCATCCCGGCCGTGAACAAGCTCGGCTCCCTCCCGGTGATCCTTTCCGGTTCCGAGGACCTGAAGAAGAAGTACCTGCGCCCGCTCGCCAAGGGCGACGGCATGTTCTCGTACTGCCTCTCCGAGCCCGACGCGGGCTCCGACGCCGCCGGCATGAAGACCAAGGCCGTCCGCGACGGCGACTTCTGGGTCCTCAACGGCGTGAAGCGCTGGATCACCAACGCGGGCGTGTCCGAGTACTACACGGTCATGGCGGTCACCGACCCGACCAAGCGGTCCAAGGGCATCTCGGCCTTCGTCGTCGAGAAGTCGGACGAGGGCGTCTCCTTCGGCGCCCCGGAGAAGAAGCTCGGCATCAAGGGCTCCCCGACCCGCGAGGTCTACTTCGACAACGTACGGATCCCCGCCGACCGCATGATCGGCGAGGAGGGCACCGGCTTCGCCACCGCGATGAAGACCCTCGACCACACCCGCATCACGATCGCCGCCCAGGCCCTCGGTGTCGCCCAGGGCGCACTCGACTACGCCAAGGGCTACGTCCAGGAGCGCAAGCAGTTCGGCAAGCCGATCGGCGACTTCCAGGGCGTCCAGTTCATGCTCGCCGACATGGCCATGAAGCTGGAGGCGGCCCGCCAGCTCACCTACTCGGCCGCCGCCAAGTCCGAGCGCCTCGACAGCGACCTCACCTTCTTCGGCGCCGCGGCCAAGTGCTTCGCCTCCGACGTGGCGATGGAGGTCACCACGGACGCGGTCCAGCTGCTGGGCGGCTACGGCTACACGCGGGACTACCCGGTGGAGCGGATGATGCGGGACGCGAAGATCACCCAGATCTACGAGGGCACGAATCAGGTCCAGCGGATCGTCATGGCCCGCAACCTGCCGTAG
- a CDS encoding UDP-glucose dehydrogenase family protein, with protein MALRITVIGTGYLGATHAAAMAELGFEVLGLDVVPEKIELLSAGRVPMYEPGLEEILKKHVAGIAGSSGRLRFTTSWEEVAEFGDVHFVCVNTPQKHGEYACDMSYVDSAFESLAPLLTRPALVVGKSTVPVGSAARLAARLAELAPVGDAAELAWNPEFLREGFAVKDTLHPDRIVVGVASERAEKLLREVYAVPVAEGSPFVVTDFPTAELVKTSANSFLATKISFINAMAEVCEAADGDVVKLAEAIGHDERIGKKFLRAGIGFGGGCLPKDIRAFMARAGELGADQALTFLREVDSINMRRRGHMVELAREAVGGDSFLGKRVGVLGATFKPDSDDVRDSPALNVAGQIHLQGGQVTVFDPKGMDNARRLFPTLGYADTALDAVRGADVVLHLTEWSEFCDLDPALLGEAAGRRIILDGRNALDPVVWREAGWTFRAMGRPKA; from the coding sequence ATGGCCCTCAGGATCACTGTGATCGGCACCGGCTACCTCGGCGCCACCCACGCCGCGGCCATGGCGGAACTGGGCTTCGAAGTGCTGGGCCTCGATGTCGTGCCCGAGAAGATCGAGCTGCTGTCGGCCGGCCGGGTCCCGATGTACGAGCCGGGGCTCGAGGAGATCCTGAAGAAGCACGTCGCGGGCATCGCGGGTTCCAGTGGGCGGCTGCGGTTCACCACCTCGTGGGAAGAGGTGGCGGAATTCGGTGATGTGCACTTCGTCTGCGTGAACACCCCGCAGAAGCACGGCGAGTACGCCTGCGACATGAGCTACGTGGACAGTGCCTTCGAGTCGCTCGCCCCTCTCCTGACCCGGCCCGCCCTGGTGGTCGGCAAGTCCACCGTGCCGGTCGGCTCCGCGGCCCGGCTCGCGGCGCGGCTCGCCGAGCTCGCACCCGTGGGCGACGCGGCCGAACTGGCGTGGAACCCGGAGTTCCTGCGCGAGGGCTTCGCCGTCAAGGACACGCTGCACCCGGACCGGATCGTCGTCGGGGTGGCGAGCGAGCGGGCCGAGAAGCTGCTGCGCGAGGTGTACGCGGTACCGGTCGCGGAGGGGTCCCCGTTCGTGGTGACGGACTTCCCGACCGCCGAACTGGTGAAGACCTCCGCCAACTCCTTCCTGGCCACCAAGATCTCCTTCATCAACGCCATGGCGGAGGTCTGCGAGGCCGCCGACGGCGATGTGGTGAAGCTGGCCGAAGCGATCGGCCACGACGAGCGGATCGGGAAGAAGTTCCTGCGCGCGGGCATCGGTTTCGGCGGCGGATGCCTGCCCAAGGACATCCGGGCCTTCATGGCGCGCGCCGGTGAGCTGGGCGCCGACCAGGCGCTGACCTTCCTCCGCGAGGTCGACTCCATCAACATGCGGCGCCGGGGCCACATGGTGGAGCTGGCCCGGGAGGCGGTCGGCGGCGACTCGTTCCTCGGCAAGCGGGTGGGCGTCCTGGGCGCCACCTTCAAGCCCGACTCGGACGACGTACGCGACTCACCGGCCCTGAACGTCGCGGGGCAGATCCACCTCCAGGGCGGCCAGGTCACGGTCTTCGACCCGAAGGGCATGGACAACGCCCGCCGCCTCTTCCCCACACTCGGTTACGCGGACACGGCCCTGGACGCGGTGCGCGGCGCGGACGTCGTGCTGCACCTGACGGAGTGGAGCGAGTTCTGCGACCTGGACCCGGCGCTGCTGGGCGAGGCCGCCGGCCGCCGGATCATCCTGGACGGGCGCAACGCGCTGGACCCGGTGGTGTGGCGCGAGGCCGGGTGGACGTTCCGGGCGATGGGGCGGCCGAAGGCCTGA
- a CDS encoding dipeptidase — protein sequence MDQLERARELLAEHPVVDGHNDLPWALREQVNYDLDARDIATDQSAHLHTDIPRLRAGGVGAQFWSVYVRSDMAGDDAVSATLEQIDAVAELLARHPADLRRALTADDMEAARAEGRIASLMGAEGGHSINNSLGTLRALHALGVRYMTLTHNDNIAWADSATDDPGVGGLSPFGHEVVREMNRTGMLVDLSHVAATTMRDALRTSTAPVMFSHSSARAICDHPRNIPDDVLERLPANGGIAMATFVPKFVLPEAVAWTHSADENMRAQGLHHLDTTERAMKIHAAFEAANPRPMATVATIADHLDHMRETAGIDHIGIGGDYDGTAFLPQGLEDVAGYPNLIAELLGRGWSAADLAKLTWQNAVRVLRAAQDVSRDLSARRGPSHATIEQLDTPTA from the coding sequence ATGGACCAGCTGGAGCGGGCCCGGGAACTCCTCGCCGAGCACCCCGTCGTCGACGGTCACAACGACCTGCCGTGGGCGCTGCGCGAACAGGTCAACTACGACCTGGACGCCCGGGACATCGCCACCGACCAGTCGGCCCATCTGCACACCGACATCCCGCGACTGCGCGCCGGCGGCGTCGGCGCGCAGTTCTGGTCCGTCTACGTACGGTCCGACATGGCGGGCGACGACGCCGTCAGCGCCACCCTGGAACAGATCGACGCGGTCGCCGAACTGCTGGCCCGCCACCCCGCCGACCTGCGGCGCGCGCTGACGGCCGACGACATGGAGGCGGCCCGCGCCGAGGGCCGTATCGCCTCCCTGATGGGCGCCGAGGGCGGCCACTCCATCAACAACTCGCTGGGCACGCTGCGCGCGCTGCACGCCCTCGGCGTCCGCTACATGACGCTGACCCACAACGACAACATCGCCTGGGCGGACTCGGCGACCGACGACCCGGGTGTCGGCGGCCTCTCGCCGTTCGGCCACGAGGTCGTACGGGAGATGAACCGCACCGGCATGCTGGTCGACCTCTCGCACGTAGCGGCCACGACGATGCGCGACGCCCTGCGCACATCCACCGCGCCGGTGATGTTCTCGCACTCCTCGGCGCGGGCGATCTGCGACCACCCGCGCAACATCCCCGACGACGTCCTGGAGCGGCTTCCGGCGAACGGCGGCATCGCCATGGCGACCTTCGTGCCGAAGTTCGTCCTGCCGGAGGCCGTCGCCTGGACCCACTCCGCGGACGAGAACATGCGCGCCCAGGGCCTGCACCACCTGGACACCACCGAGCGGGCGATGAAGATCCACGCCGCGTTCGAGGCGGCGAACCCGCGGCCGATGGCGACCGTGGCGACGATCGCGGACCACCTCGACCACATGCGCGAGACCGCCGGGATCGATCACATCGGCATCGGCGGCGACTACGACGGCACCGCGTTCCTCCCGCAGGGCCTGGAGGACGTCGCGGGCTACCCGAACCTGATCGCGGAGCTGCTGGGCCGCGGCTGGTCTGCCGCCGACCTGGCCAAGCTCACCTGGCAGAACGCGGTACGGGTGCTGCGCGCCGCCCAGGACGTGTCCCGCGACCTGTCCGCCCGCCGCGGCCCGTCGCACGCCACGATCGAGCAGCTGGACACCCCGACGGCCTGA
- the purE gene encoding 5-(carboxyamino)imidazole ribonucleotide mutase, which yields MTPPASAAPVVGIVMGSDSDWPVMEAAAKALDEFEIPYEVDVVSAHRMPHEMIAYGENAAARGLKAIIAGAGGAAHLPGMLASVTPLPVIGVPVPLKYLDGMDSLLSIVQMPAGVPVATVSVAGARNAGLLAARILAAHDGELQARMVEFQKDLNDQATEKGKRLRSKVKGSDSFGFGK from the coding sequence ATGACACCCCCCGCCTCCGCCGCACCGGTCGTCGGCATCGTCATGGGCTCCGACTCCGACTGGCCCGTCATGGAAGCAGCGGCCAAGGCCCTCGACGAGTTCGAGATCCCCTACGAGGTCGACGTCGTCTCCGCCCACCGCATGCCGCACGAAATGATCGCGTACGGGGAGAACGCCGCGGCCCGCGGCCTGAAGGCGATCATCGCGGGCGCGGGCGGCGCCGCCCACCTGCCCGGCATGCTCGCCTCGGTCACCCCGCTGCCGGTCATCGGCGTACCGGTCCCGCTGAAGTACCTGGACGGCATGGACAGCCTGCTCTCCATCGTGCAGATGCCCGCGGGCGTCCCCGTCGCCACCGTCTCGGTCGCGGGCGCACGCAACGCGGGCCTGCTGGCGGCCCGTATCCTCGCCGCCCACGACGGTGAGCTGCAGGCCCGCATGGTCGAGTTCCAGAAGGACCTCAACGACCAGGCCACCGAGAAGGGCAAGCGCCTGCGCAGCAAGGTCAAGGGCTCCGACTCCTTCGGCTTCGGAAAGTAG
- a CDS encoding 5-(carboxyamino)imidazole ribonucleotide synthase, giving the protein MTFPVVGMVGGGQLARMTHEAGIPLGIRFKLLSDTAQDSAAQVVSEVVVGDYRDLETLRAFARGCDVITFDHEHVPTEHLRALEADGIPVRPGPDALVHAQDKGVMRAKLTEIGAPCPRHRIVKDPADAAAFAHEVGGFPVILKTVRGGYDGKGVWVVRSEADAADPFRAGVPVLAEEKVDFVRELAANIVRSPHGQAVAYPVVESVQVNGVCDTVIAPAPELDERLAGEAQQLALRIAAELGVVGHLAVELFETRGPDGKPAILVNELAMRPHNSGHWTQDGAVTSQFANHVRAVLDLPLGDPRPRATWTVMSNVLGGDYPDMYQAYLHCMARDPQLKIHMYGKDVKPGRKVGHVNTYGDDLADVRERARHAADYLRGTITE; this is encoded by the coding sequence GTGACGTTTCCGGTAGTCGGCATGGTCGGTGGCGGTCAGCTCGCCCGTATGACCCACGAGGCGGGCATCCCCCTCGGCATCAGGTTCAAGCTCCTCAGTGACACCGCTCAGGACTCGGCGGCCCAGGTCGTGAGCGAAGTCGTCGTGGGCGACTATCGCGACCTGGAGACGCTGCGTGCCTTCGCGCGCGGCTGTGACGTGATCACCTTCGATCACGAGCACGTCCCGACCGAGCATCTGCGGGCCCTGGAGGCGGACGGCATCCCCGTGCGCCCCGGCCCCGACGCGCTGGTGCACGCCCAGGACAAGGGGGTGATGCGCGCGAAGCTCACCGAGATCGGCGCGCCCTGCCCCCGCCACCGCATCGTGAAGGACCCGGCCGACGCCGCGGCCTTCGCCCACGAGGTCGGCGGCTTCCCCGTCATCCTCAAGACGGTGCGCGGCGGCTACGACGGCAAGGGCGTCTGGGTGGTCCGCTCCGAGGCGGACGCGGCCGACCCCTTCCGGGCCGGTGTCCCGGTCCTCGCCGAGGAGAAGGTCGACTTCGTACGGGAGCTGGCGGCGAACATCGTGCGCTCACCGCACGGCCAGGCCGTCGCCTACCCGGTCGTCGAGTCCGTCCAGGTCAACGGCGTCTGCGACACGGTCATCGCCCCGGCCCCCGAGCTGGACGAGCGGCTCGCCGGCGAGGCCCAGCAGCTCGCGCTGCGGATCGCGGCCGAGCTGGGTGTGGTCGGCCACCTCGCGGTCGAGCTGTTCGAGACCCGGGGACCCGACGGGAAGCCCGCGATCCTCGTCAACGAGCTGGCGATGCGCCCGCACAACTCCGGGCACTGGACCCAGGACGGTGCGGTGACCTCGCAGTTCGCCAACCACGTCCGGGCCGTCCTCGACCTCCCGCTCGGCGACCCGCGCCCGCGCGCCACCTGGACGGTCATGAGTAACGTCCTCGGCGGCGACTACCCGGACATGTACCAGGCCTACCTGCACTGCATGGCCCGCGACCCGCAGCTCAAGATCCACATGTACGGAAAGGACGTGAAGCCGGGCCGCAAGGTCGGCCACGTCAACACCTACGGCGACGACCTGGCGGATGTGCGAGAGCGCGCCCGGCACGCGGCCGACTACCTGCGAGGAACGATCACCGAATGA
- a CDS encoding GtrA family protein, translated as MSERGALRARLDLLAREAAKFGVVGAVGLVVNIAVSNLLWRYTDIPTVRAGLLATFVAILCNYVGFRYWTYRDRDKSGRTRELTLFLLFSAVGAVIETGVLYTATYGFGWNSPVQSNVFKIIGIGVATLFRFWSYRSWVFKALPDKGAVLSEAAVPTPAAPAARVEVDAVPQ; from the coding sequence ATGAGTGAACGGGGCGCACTGCGGGCCCGGCTGGATCTGCTGGCCCGGGAGGCCGCCAAGTTCGGCGTGGTCGGCGCGGTCGGTCTGGTCGTCAATATCGCGGTGTCCAACCTGCTGTGGCGCTACACGGACATCCCCACGGTCCGGGCGGGACTGCTGGCGACGTTCGTCGCCATCCTCTGCAACTACGTCGGCTTCCGCTACTGGACGTACCGGGACCGCGACAAGAGCGGCCGGACCCGGGAACTGACGCTGTTCCTGCTGTTCAGCGCGGTGGGCGCGGTCATCGAGACCGGGGTTCTGTACACGGCTACGTACGGGTTCGGCTGGAACAGCCCGGTCCAGAGCAACGTCTTCAAGATCATCGGAATCGGCGTCGCGACGCTGTTCCGCTTCTGGTCGTACCGGAGCTGGGTGTTCAAGGCGCTGCCCGACAAAGGGGCCGTACTGAGTGAGGCGGCCGTGCCCACGCCCGCGGCCCCCGCTGCGCGGGTCGAGGTGGATGCGGTGCCGCAGTAA